A window of the Cicer arietinum cultivar CDC Frontier isolate Library 1 chromosome 6, Cicar.CDCFrontier_v2.0, whole genome shotgun sequence genome harbors these coding sequences:
- the LOC101496981 gene encoding wall-associated receptor kinase-like 15 codes for MGLKTQFSLFAPMKSTTRFLLLTSSLLLLTCATHVTSVTTCPPCGNTTVPFPLSTTATCGDPLYKIRCSSTGTLIFDTLNNSYPIESIDPKTQRLVIQPAPLIPNTCITTDKVHQGIQLNNSLPFNITSSNTIVYLNCTLLLLQSPLNCSSSSLCHSYINATASVSTCQSGPVCCTFRTGGSSTSYMIRVRDVGCSAYSSFVNLDWALPVDRWSRPGLEIQWQSPRETVCGSQTDCDSATSTCREDGFSSNGIRRCFCNGDLLWDPIHGVCTQTQL; via the coding sequence ATGGGTCTTAAGACACAGTTCTCTCTGTTCGCACCAATGAAGTCAACAACAAGGTTCCTCCTCTTAACAAGTTCGCTACTTCTACTAACATGCGCCACACACGTAACATCCGTGACAACATGCCCACCATGTGGCAACACCACCGTACCCTTCCCACTTAGCACCACCGCCACATGCGGCGATCCATTATACAAAATCCGGTGCAGCTCCACCGGAACACTAATATTCGACACACTAAACAACTCCTACCCGATCGAATCAATCGACCCGAAAACCCAACGGTTAGTAATCCAACCCGCTCCACTTATACCTAACACGTGCATAACGACCGATAAGGTTCACCAAGGGATCCAACTTAACAATAGTCTACCTTTCAACATCACGAGTTCAAATACCATTGTTTATCTCAATTGTACCCTCTTGCTTCTCCAATCGCCGTTGAACTGCTCTTCCTCTAGCCTCTGTCATTCTTACATCAACGCAACCGCTTCTGTGTCCACGTGTCAGTCCGGTCCGGTTTGTTGCACTTTCCGAACCGGTGGTTCGAGTACCTCTTATATGATTCGTGTTAGGGATGTCGGTTGTAGTGCTTATTCTAGTTTTGTTAACCTTGATTGGGCTCTTCCTGTGGACCGTTGGTCTAGACCCGGTTTGGAGATTCAGTGGCAGTCGCCTAGAGAAACTGTTTGTGGGTCCCAAACGGATTGTGATTCTGCCACGTCGACTTGTAGGGAAGATGGTTTTTCGTCTAATGGGATCAGAAGGTGTTTCTGTAATGGAGACCTTCTTTGGGACCCTATTCATGGGGTGTGCACTCAAACTCAGTTGTAG
- the LOC101490622 gene encoding delta-1-pyrroline-5-carboxylate synthase, with protein sequence MENADPSRDFVKDVKRIIIKVGTAVVTRQDGRLAVGKLGALCEQIKELSTLGYEIILVSSGAVGLGRQRLRYRKLIHSSFADLQKPQVELDGKACAAVGQSSLMATYDDLFSQLDVTSAQLLVTDNDFRDKDFRKQLSETVKSLLALKVIPIFNENDAVSTRKAPYEDSSGIFWDNDSLSALLALELKADLLILLSDVDGLYNGPPSDPNSKLIHTYIKEKHQNEITFGDKSRVGRGGMTAKVKASVHAADAGIXVIITSGNAAENLTKIVQGQRIGTLFHKDAHKWAPLKEVDIREMAVAARDCSRRLQALSSEERKQILLNIADALESRQKEIRVENEADVAIAQEVGYEKSLVARLALKNEKIVGLANNIRIIANMEDPIGRVLKRTELAEGLILEKTSSPLGVLLIVFESRPDALVQIASLAIRSGNGLLLKGGKEAKRSNAILHKVITEAIPDTVGGKLIGLVTSRAEIPELLKLDDVIDLVIPRGSNKLVSHIKSSTKIPVLGHADGICHVYVDKSANLEMAKQIVLDAKIDYPAGCNAMETLLVHKDLVDKGWLNNIIVDLRTEGVTLYGGPKASSLLNISLARSLHHEYCSLACTVEIVDDVHAAIDHINLHGSAHTDSIVTEDHEVADVFLRRVDSAAVFHNASTRFSDGARFGLGAEVGISTSRIHARGPVGVDGLLTTRWILKGSGQVVNGDKAISYTHRDLAT encoded by the exons ATGGAGAACGCCGACCCTAGTAGAGATTTCGTCAAAGATGTTAAGCGCATAATCATCAAg GTTGGAACTGCCGTCGTTACTCGCCAAGATGGAAGATTAGCAGTTGGAAAATTAGGGGCACTTTGTGAGCAG ATTAAGGAGCTGAGCACTTTAGGTTATGAAATTATTTTGGTATCATCAGGTGCTGTTGGCCTTGGTCGCCAAAGGCTTAGATACAGAAAATTGATTCACAGTAG CTTTGCTGACCTTCAGAAGCCACAAGTTGAACTTGATGGCAAAGCCTGTGCTGCTGTTGGACAAAGTAGCCTTATGGCTACTTATGATGATTTGTTTAGTCAG CTGGACGTGACGTCTGCTCAGCTTCTTGTTACCGACAATGATTTTAGAGACAAAGATTTTCGAAAGCAACTTTCTGAAACTGTGAAATCACTTCTAGCACTAAAAGTTATTCCTATATTCAACGAGAATGATGCAGTCAGTACTAGGAAAGCTCCATACGAG GATTCTTCTGGCATATTCTGGGATAATGACAGTTTATCAGCCTTGTTGGCGTTGGAATTAAAAGCCGATCTTCTTATTTTGTTGAGTGATGTAGATGGTCTTTATAATGGTCCTCCAAGTGATCCAAATTCAAAGCTTATTCACACATACATTAAGGAAAAGCATCAAAATGAAATTACTTTCGGAGACAAGTCTAGGGTGGGAAGAGGTGGAATGACTGCAAAAGTGAAAGCTTCTGTTCATGCAGCCGATGCCGGCATTN CTGTTATCATTACAAG TGGCAATGCAGCTGAAAATCTCACTAAAATCGTCCAAGGACAACGTATTGGCACCCTCTTCCATAAAGATGCACATAAGTGGGCCCCATTAAAAGAGGTTGATATACGTGAAATGGCAGTTGCAGCTAGGGACTGTTCCAGACGGCTTCAG GCCTTATCATCGGAAGAAAGGAAACAAATTTTACTAAATATTGCTGATGCCTTGGAATCACGTCAGAAAGAGATCAGAGTTGAAAATGAAGCCGATGTTGCTATTGCACAAGAAGTAGGATATGAAAAATCCTTAGTTGCTAGGCTGGCTTTAAAGAACGAGAAG ATTGTAGGCCTTGCCAATAACATACGAATTATTGCAAACATGGAAGATCCGATTGGTCGAGTGTTAAAGCGAACTGAG CTTGCAGAGGGGCTAATTTTGGAGAAAACATCGTCTCCTTTGGGAGTTCTTTTAATTGTTTTCGAGTCTCGCCCTGATGCATTAGTACAG ATAGCTTCCTTGGCGATTCGAAGTGGGAATGGGCTTCTCTTGAAAGGAGGCAAGGAGGCTAAGCGATCAAATGCAATTTTGCACAAA GTAATTACGGAAGCCATACCAGATACTGTTGGTGGAAAACTTATTGGACTCGTGACATCAAGAGCAGAAATACCTGAACTACTTAAG CTGGACGATGTAATTGATCTAGTGATTCCAAGAGGCAGCAACAAACTTGTTTCTCATATCAAGAGTTCGACGAAAATCCCTGTTCTTGGTCATGCTG ATGGAATTTGTCACGTCTACGTTGATAAATCTGCTAATTTGGAGATGGCAAAACAGATTGTTCTCGATGCCAAAATAGATTATCCAGCAGGCTGCAATGCCATG GAAACACTTCTTGTTCATAAGGACTTGGTAGATAAAGGCTGGCTCAATAATATTATCGTCGACTTGCGGACAGAAG GTGTTACATTATACGGAGGACCCAAAGCAAGTTCTCTGTTAAATATTTCACTTGCACGTTCATTACATCACGAGTACTGTTCACTGGCTTGCACTGTTGAAATCGTGGATGATGTTCATGCAGCTATTGATCATATAAATCTTCATGGAAG TGCACATACCGATTCCATTGTAACAGAAGATCATGAAGTAGCCGATGTATTTCTTCGTCGAGTCGACAG TGCTGCTGTTTTTCACAATGCTAGTACAAGATTCAGCGACGGGGCACGATTTGGACTTGGTGCAGAG GTTGGAATAAGTACAAGCAGGATTCATGCTCGGGGTCCAGTAGGAGTGGATGGACTGTTAACAACCAGATG GATTCTCAAAGGAAGCGGACAAGTAGTAAATGGTGATAAAGCGATTAGCTACACCCACAGAGACCTAGCTACTTGA
- the LOC101490946 gene encoding folylpolyglutamate synthase-like isoform X2: protein MEILGNTLGEIAGEKAGIFKHRIPAFTVPQPDEAMHVLKEKASQLNVPLQVTAPLDAKLLNGLRLGLEGEHQYINAGLAVALSSTWLNINGNLDETHLKQTQRTLPEQFIKGLATANLQGRAQIVCDQHINKKISNELDFFLDGAHSPESMQACARWFSLAIKDNNQTFFNQKPDNSKFSNEVAKTHQGEAQKSAQILLFNCMSVRDPQLLLPHLVKTCADHGVYFKKALFVPGLSVYHKIGSHALSPTDSNIDLSWQFTLQRVWENIMQGNKGKNIGGASEELTGMEMSVSNCEHSAVFSSLPLVINWLRDRVQQNQSTRFQVLVTGSIHLVGDVLKLIKK from the exons ATGGAAATTCTTG GGAACACTCTCGGAGAAATTGCTGGTGAGAAGGCTGGAATCTTCAAG CATCGGATTCCAGCATTTACAGTGCCTCAGCCTGATGAAGCAATGCATGTACTTAAAGAGAAGGCTTCTCAGTTGAAT GTACCTCTTCAAGTGACAGCCCCATTAGATGCCAAGTTGCTAAATGGTTTAAGACTAGGGCTTGAAGGTGAACACCAATATATAAATGCTGGTCTTGCTGTTGCATTAAGCTCTACATGGCTGAATATAAATGGGAATCTCGACGAGACTCATTTGAAACAGACA CAACGTACTTTGCCAGAGCAGTTTATAAAAGGTTTAGCAACTGCAAATCTGCAAGGAAGGGCTCAGATTGTTTGTGATCAACACATCAACAAAAAAATCTCAAATGAACTTGACTTCTTTTTAGACGGGGCTCATAGCCCTGAAAGCATGCAAGCATGTGCAAGGTGGTTTTCTCTTGCAATCAAAGACAACAACCAGACCTTCTTTAATCAGAAACCTGATAATTCCAAGTTCTCAAATGAAGTCGCGAAGACGCACCAAGGCGAAGCACAAAAATCTGCACAG aTTTTGCTGTTCAATTGTATGTCGGTGCGAGATCCTCAGTTGCTTCTTCCTCACTTGGTCAAAACTTGTGCTGATCATG GTGTGTACTTCAAGAAGGCGCTATTTGTACCTGGTTTATCAGTGTACCACAAAATTGGATCCCATGCTTTATCACCAACTGATTCTAACATTGACCTGTCATGGCAGTTCACTCTACAAAGGGTATGGGAAAATATCATGCAAGGGAACAAAG GCAAGAACATTGGCGGTGCTTCAGAAGAATTAACTGGTATGGAAATGAGTGTCAGCAACTGTGAACACAGTGCGGTGTTTTCATCATTGCCGCTGGTTATCAATTGGCTTAGGGACAGAGTGCAACAAAACCAGTCCACTCGGTTTCag GTCCTTGTAACTGGTTCCATACATCTTGTTGGTGACGTGTTGAAGTTAATCAAGAAGTGA
- the LOC101490946 gene encoding folylpolyglutamate synthase-like isoform X1, with amino-acid sequence MEILGNTLGEIAGEKAGIFKHRIPAFTVPQPDEAMHVLKEKASQLNVPLQVTAPLDAKLLNGLRLGLEGEHQYINAGLAVALSSTWLNINGNLDETHLKQTQRTLPEQFIKGLATANLQGRAQIVCDQHINKKISNELDFFLDGAHSPESMQACARWFSLAIKDNNQTFFNQKPDNSKFSNEVAKTHQGEAQKSAQILLFNCMSVRDPQLLLPHLVKTCADHGVYFKKALFVPGLSVYHKIGSHALSPTDSNIDLSWQFTLQRVWENIMQGNKAGKNIGGASEELTGMEMSVSNCEHSAVFSSLPLVINWLRDRVQQNQSTRFQVLVTGSIHLVGDVLKLIKK; translated from the exons ATGGAAATTCTTG GGAACACTCTCGGAGAAATTGCTGGTGAGAAGGCTGGAATCTTCAAG CATCGGATTCCAGCATTTACAGTGCCTCAGCCTGATGAAGCAATGCATGTACTTAAAGAGAAGGCTTCTCAGTTGAAT GTACCTCTTCAAGTGACAGCCCCATTAGATGCCAAGTTGCTAAATGGTTTAAGACTAGGGCTTGAAGGTGAACACCAATATATAAATGCTGGTCTTGCTGTTGCATTAAGCTCTACATGGCTGAATATAAATGGGAATCTCGACGAGACTCATTTGAAACAGACA CAACGTACTTTGCCAGAGCAGTTTATAAAAGGTTTAGCAACTGCAAATCTGCAAGGAAGGGCTCAGATTGTTTGTGATCAACACATCAACAAAAAAATCTCAAATGAACTTGACTTCTTTTTAGACGGGGCTCATAGCCCTGAAAGCATGCAAGCATGTGCAAGGTGGTTTTCTCTTGCAATCAAAGACAACAACCAGACCTTCTTTAATCAGAAACCTGATAATTCCAAGTTCTCAAATGAAGTCGCGAAGACGCACCAAGGCGAAGCACAAAAATCTGCACAG aTTTTGCTGTTCAATTGTATGTCGGTGCGAGATCCTCAGTTGCTTCTTCCTCACTTGGTCAAAACTTGTGCTGATCATG GTGTGTACTTCAAGAAGGCGCTATTTGTACCTGGTTTATCAGTGTACCACAAAATTGGATCCCATGCTTTATCACCAACTGATTCTAACATTGACCTGTCATGGCAGTTCACTCTACAAAGGGTATGGGAAAATATCATGCAAGGGAACAAAG CAGGCAAGAACATTGGCGGTGCTTCAGAAGAATTAACTGGTATGGAAATGAGTGTCAGCAACTGTGAACACAGTGCGGTGTTTTCATCATTGCCGCTGGTTATCAATTGGCTTAGGGACAGAGTGCAACAAAACCAGTCCACTCGGTTTCag GTCCTTGTAACTGGTTCCATACATCTTGTTGGTGACGTGTTGAAGTTAATCAAGAAGTGA
- the LOC101490946 gene encoding folylpolyglutamate synthase-like isoform X3, translating to MEILGNTLGEIAGEKAGIFKHRIPAFTVPQPDEAMHVLKEKASQLNVPLQVTAPLDAKLLNGLRLGLEGEHQYINAGLAVALSSTWLNINGNLDETHLKQTFIKGLATANLQGRAQIVCDQHINKKISNELDFFLDGAHSPESMQACARWFSLAIKDNNQTFFNQKPDNSKFSNEVAKTHQGEAQKSAQILLFNCMSVRDPQLLLPHLVKTCADHGVYFKKALFVPGLSVYHKIGSHALSPTDSNIDLSWQFTLQRVWENIMQGNKAGKNIGGASEELTGMEMSVSNCEHSAVFSSLPLVINWLRDRVQQNQSTRFQVLVTGSIHLVGDVLKLIKK from the exons ATGGAAATTCTTG GGAACACTCTCGGAGAAATTGCTGGTGAGAAGGCTGGAATCTTCAAG CATCGGATTCCAGCATTTACAGTGCCTCAGCCTGATGAAGCAATGCATGTACTTAAAGAGAAGGCTTCTCAGTTGAAT GTACCTCTTCAAGTGACAGCCCCATTAGATGCCAAGTTGCTAAATGGTTTAAGACTAGGGCTTGAAGGTGAACACCAATATATAAATGCTGGTCTTGCTGTTGCATTAAGCTCTACATGGCTGAATATAAATGGGAATCTCGACGAGACTCATTTGAAACAGACA TTTATAAAAGGTTTAGCAACTGCAAATCTGCAAGGAAGGGCTCAGATTGTTTGTGATCAACACATCAACAAAAAAATCTCAAATGAACTTGACTTCTTTTTAGACGGGGCTCATAGCCCTGAAAGCATGCAAGCATGTGCAAGGTGGTTTTCTCTTGCAATCAAAGACAACAACCAGACCTTCTTTAATCAGAAACCTGATAATTCCAAGTTCTCAAATGAAGTCGCGAAGACGCACCAAGGCGAAGCACAAAAATCTGCACAG aTTTTGCTGTTCAATTGTATGTCGGTGCGAGATCCTCAGTTGCTTCTTCCTCACTTGGTCAAAACTTGTGCTGATCATG GTGTGTACTTCAAGAAGGCGCTATTTGTACCTGGTTTATCAGTGTACCACAAAATTGGATCCCATGCTTTATCACCAACTGATTCTAACATTGACCTGTCATGGCAGTTCACTCTACAAAGGGTATGGGAAAATATCATGCAAGGGAACAAAG CAGGCAAGAACATTGGCGGTGCTTCAGAAGAATTAACTGGTATGGAAATGAGTGTCAGCAACTGTGAACACAGTGCGGTGTTTTCATCATTGCCGCTGGTTATCAATTGGCTTAGGGACAGAGTGCAACAAAACCAGTCCACTCGGTTTCag GTCCTTGTAACTGGTTCCATACATCTTGTTGGTGACGTGTTGAAGTTAATCAAGAAGTGA